From the Salmo trutta chromosome 30, fSalTru1.1, whole genome shotgun sequence genome, one window contains:
- the LOC115167981 gene encoding complement receptor type 2 isoform X1: protein MQPSKYICWPLTIGMVQLAFMVLPVQAQECSKPIGKPNMVLTDTFITKETFGDGTIATFECAIGYVSAGGSRSVTCTAGVWSEVKLTCEKKSCGHPGEVKNGIYIFEEGIQFGAKAAVTCDTGYMLVGSGVRNCLDGGWDGRVPVCQVVKCGKPPTIVNGGPVIPPEEEYDYRSVVEYSCEKEFTLVGTKSIVCEKEGEFQPAPPECKMVSCPAPVVENGVRIEGRLPPYKHKSFVTYECNDGYEMTGQASLTCEIEGWSAPIPTCKATDGAPDPGPTSPPAANDHTWKIVVGVLGGLGVGCIIGFIIYKYKAHARASYLP from the exons ATGCAGCCCTCAAAATACATCTGTTGGCCCTTGACAATAGGGATGGTACAACTTGCCTTCATGGTTCTTCCTGTTCAAG CTCAAGAATGCTCCAAACCCATAGGAAAGCCCAACATGGTTTTGACAGACACCTTCATCACCAAAGAGACATTTGGAGATGGAACGATAGCAACTTTTGAGTGTGCAATTGGATATGTCAGTGCAGGAGGGTCTCGATCAGTCACCTGTACTGCTGGCGTGTGGAGTGAAGTGAAACTGACATGCGAAA AAAAGTCATGTGGCCACCCAGGAGAAGTGAAGAACGGCATATATATTTTCGAAGAAGGCATTCAGTTCGGTGCCAAAGCTGCTGTTACCTGTGACACTGG CTATATGCTTGTAGGCAGCGGTGTAAGGAACTGTTTGGACGGAGGCTGGGATGGCCGAGTTCCTGTATGTCAAG TGGTGAAGTGTGGAAAGCCCCCCACCATTGTCAACGGTGGACCTGTTATCCCACCTGAAGAAGAGTACGACTATAGAAGTGTTGTGGAATATAGCTGTGAGAAGGAATTCACTCTGGTTGGAACTAAATCCATAGTCTGTGAAAAGGAGGGAGAATTCCAGCCGGCTCCACCTGAGTGTAAAA TGGTTTCATGTCCTGCTCCTGTTGTTGAGAATGGCGTTAGGATTGAAGGTCGTTTGCCCCCCTACAAGCACAAGTCTTTTGTGACGTATGAGTGCAACGATGGATATGAGATGACGGGACAGGCCAGTCTGACATGTGAAATAGAAGGCTGGTCAGCTCCTATTCCCACATGCAAAG CAACAGATGGTGCACCTGATCCTGGTCCCACTAGTCCCCCAGCGGCCAACG ACCACACATGGAAAATAGTAGTGGGTGTTCTAGGTGGACTTG GCGTTGGTTGTATTATAGGATTTATAATCTACAAATATAAAGCACA TGCCAGGGCTTCTTATTTGCCTTAG
- the LOC115167981 gene encoding complement component receptor 1-like protein isoform X2, translated as MQPSKYICWPLTIGMVQLAFMVLPVQAQECSKPIGKPNMVLTDTFITKETFGDGTIATFECAIGYVSAGGSRSVTCTAGVWSEVKLTCEKKSCGHPGEVKNGIYIFEEGIQFGAKAAVTCDTGYMLVGSGVRNCLDGGWDGRVPVCQVVKCGKPPTIVNGGPVIPPEEEYDYRSVVEYSCEKEFTLVGTKSIVCEKEGEFQPAPPECKMVSCPAPVVENGVRIEGRLPPYKHKSFVTYECNDGYEMTGQASLTCEIEGWSAPIPTCKDGAPDPGPTSPPAANDHTWKIVVGVLGGLGVGCIIGFIIYKYKAHARASYLP; from the exons ATGCAGCCCTCAAAATACATCTGTTGGCCCTTGACAATAGGGATGGTACAACTTGCCTTCATGGTTCTTCCTGTTCAAG CTCAAGAATGCTCCAAACCCATAGGAAAGCCCAACATGGTTTTGACAGACACCTTCATCACCAAAGAGACATTTGGAGATGGAACGATAGCAACTTTTGAGTGTGCAATTGGATATGTCAGTGCAGGAGGGTCTCGATCAGTCACCTGTACTGCTGGCGTGTGGAGTGAAGTGAAACTGACATGCGAAA AAAAGTCATGTGGCCACCCAGGAGAAGTGAAGAACGGCATATATATTTTCGAAGAAGGCATTCAGTTCGGTGCCAAAGCTGCTGTTACCTGTGACACTGG CTATATGCTTGTAGGCAGCGGTGTAAGGAACTGTTTGGACGGAGGCTGGGATGGCCGAGTTCCTGTATGTCAAG TGGTGAAGTGTGGAAAGCCCCCCACCATTGTCAACGGTGGACCTGTTATCCCACCTGAAGAAGAGTACGACTATAGAAGTGTTGTGGAATATAGCTGTGAGAAGGAATTCACTCTGGTTGGAACTAAATCCATAGTCTGTGAAAAGGAGGGAGAATTCCAGCCGGCTCCACCTGAGTGTAAAA TGGTTTCATGTCCTGCTCCTGTTGTTGAGAATGGCGTTAGGATTGAAGGTCGTTTGCCCCCCTACAAGCACAAGTCTTTTGTGACGTATGAGTGCAACGATGGATATGAGATGACGGGACAGGCCAGTCTGACATGTGAAATAGAAGGCTGGTCAGCTCCTATTCCCACATGCAAAG ATGGTGCACCTGATCCTGGTCCCACTAGTCCCCCAGCGGCCAACG ACCACACATGGAAAATAGTAGTGGGTGTTCTAGGTGGACTTG GCGTTGGTTGTATTATAGGATTTATAATCTACAAATATAAAGCACA TGCCAGGGCTTCTTATTTGCCTTAG
- the LOC115167981 gene encoding complement receptor type 2 isoform X3 — protein sequence MQPSKYICWPLTIGMVQLAFMVLPVQAQECSKPIGKPNMVLTDTFITKETFGDGTIATFECAIGYVSAGGSRSVTCTAGVWSEVKLTCEKKSCGHPGEVKNGIYIFEEGIQFGAKAAVTCDTGYMLVGSGVRNCLDGGWDGRVPVCQVVKCGKPPTIVNGGPVIPPEEEYDYRSVVEYSCEKEFTLVGTKSIVCEKEGEFQPAPPECKMVSCPAPVVENGVRIEGRLPPYKHKSFVTYECNDGYEMTGQASLTCEIEGWSAPIPTCKATDGAPDPGPTSPPAANDHTWKIVVGVLGGLGVGCIIGFIIYKYKAQ from the exons ATGCAGCCCTCAAAATACATCTGTTGGCCCTTGACAATAGGGATGGTACAACTTGCCTTCATGGTTCTTCCTGTTCAAG CTCAAGAATGCTCCAAACCCATAGGAAAGCCCAACATGGTTTTGACAGACACCTTCATCACCAAAGAGACATTTGGAGATGGAACGATAGCAACTTTTGAGTGTGCAATTGGATATGTCAGTGCAGGAGGGTCTCGATCAGTCACCTGTACTGCTGGCGTGTGGAGTGAAGTGAAACTGACATGCGAAA AAAAGTCATGTGGCCACCCAGGAGAAGTGAAGAACGGCATATATATTTTCGAAGAAGGCATTCAGTTCGGTGCCAAAGCTGCTGTTACCTGTGACACTGG CTATATGCTTGTAGGCAGCGGTGTAAGGAACTGTTTGGACGGAGGCTGGGATGGCCGAGTTCCTGTATGTCAAG TGGTGAAGTGTGGAAAGCCCCCCACCATTGTCAACGGTGGACCTGTTATCCCACCTGAAGAAGAGTACGACTATAGAAGTGTTGTGGAATATAGCTGTGAGAAGGAATTCACTCTGGTTGGAACTAAATCCATAGTCTGTGAAAAGGAGGGAGAATTCCAGCCGGCTCCACCTGAGTGTAAAA TGGTTTCATGTCCTGCTCCTGTTGTTGAGAATGGCGTTAGGATTGAAGGTCGTTTGCCCCCCTACAAGCACAAGTCTTTTGTGACGTATGAGTGCAACGATGGATATGAGATGACGGGACAGGCCAGTCTGACATGTGAAATAGAAGGCTGGTCAGCTCCTATTCCCACATGCAAAG CAACAGATGGTGCACCTGATCCTGGTCCCACTAGTCCCCCAGCGGCCAACG ACCACACATGGAAAATAGTAGTGGGTGTTCTAGGTGGACTTG GCGTTGGTTGTATTATAGGATTTATAATCTACAAATATAAAGCACAGTAA